From the genome of Fibrobacter sp. UWB5:
TCATCTTCCTCTTCGTCATCCATATTAACGCCAGAAGAGATATCCTTACACATACCTTCAGCTAGGGATTTGAGTTTGGCAACAGTTACCCCCGCAGCCTCAACTTTAGTCGTTACCGTATTGCCTTCGCAAGTAACTTCGGCATTTATGTCGTACTTGGCTTCCTGGCATTCTTCTTCGACAGCCTCCTTCGGCATACCCTTGTAGGTCGAAGCGGTAATAAGATAATCGCCCTCAATAGTTTGCTTGACTTCAACGGTTTCACCGCCATAGCTCATGGATCTTGTTACGGAATTAGCGTCTGAACTCACGTTACAACTCGGCGTGCCGCCACTAGCGCTACTCGAAGAGTCTCCGCAAGCCATGAGGCCAAATGCAGCAGTCAAAGAAAGGGCTAATCCAAGCTTTTTCATATTCATCATCGTCTCCTTGTATGTTTTGCAAGAAAGATATCTTTTTATTACAAAAAAACAACAGTTTTTTCAAAAAAAATTTACCCAAGCATAAAATATGTGTTTATTCACAAAAAAAGCCCCGACATAGTCGAGGCTTTTTAGGTATTTTGGGAGAGAAAACTACTTTAAGCCAGGAGTTTCTTCAGGAATTTGGCCTGCACCACCAAAGTTCATGCCGCCCGGGAATCCACCGGTGCTGTCGCCACCGAACATTCCACCGAAGTCGGGCATCTGCATTTCCCACTGACCATCCTTGCAGATATAGGTCATGTCCATGCTAAAGGCGTCACCCATTCCCATGGATTCAGTCTTCGTGGCACCTTCTTCGTCGCACTTGTTGGCTGCAGCAGTCGCTGTGGAATCATATACCCACTGACCGTCCGTGCAAACTAACACGGCAGCACCCATCATATTCTGGGTAGCGCCTTCTTCGTCACACTTCATCATGTCGGCGAAAGCCGTGGAATCAAAAGTAAAGCCCGTAGTATCGAAATCAAACGAACCTGGGCCAACATTGGCAGATGTATCTACCGGGGCGTCCGTATTGGGTTCTTCGTTTGCGGGTTCCTCGCTTGCAGAACTTGCTGCCGGAGGTTCATCTGTCTTGCTTTCAGAGCCTTCTTTTGCAGGGTCTGTCGATTCTTTTGTAGAACTCTCTACACTTGAAGAACTTGCAGGGGCTTCATCTCCACCGGCATTAGATTCACTCGAAAGAGACGGCTGATCTTCACCGCCTGCAGGTGTTTCGGAATTAGCCGATGAGGAATCGTCGCAAGCCATGAAAGTGAACATGGATGCAGCAACTATTGCAAAGCCCAACATTTTTAGATTCATATTGTCACTCCTTGAAAAAGATATCTTCAATATAAGCATTTCTTACTCGTAAACACGTTATTTAAACAATTTTAAACAATATTTTAAGCAGGTTGAAAATAATTTTTACACGCTTATAAAAACATTGCATTCTTCGCTTTTTCGCACAAAACAGCCCAATATTTCTAAATTTGTGCCCATGAGTGAAGAAAACCTGAGTCAAGCACCCTGTAACGAAATGTCCCAAAAATTGCAAGAAATTGCCAAGGCTCCCAAATACCGTGGCGCCATTTTCCAGATTGAAGCCGACGAAAAAGGCCTTGCCCTGGTCGACGTAAAAGAAGCTAGTCTTAAAGTCTATTTGATGATCGATCCGGAATGCGACAAGATTCTGGAAACCAGGTTCTTTACCTACGGCGGCCCGATTTTTACCGCTCTTGCAGACACCTTCTGCAAAAAGATTCAGATGGCGACCATCGACGAAGCCTGCGCCATTACCGCCGAAAGCTTGGAACTCGAACTCCGCGACACGCCGGACGTGCCTGCCATTGCTGCAACCGCGCCCGAGATCAAGCAGATGAATACGCTGATCAAGCGCGTTTACGATGTGTACCCCGAAAAGAAGGCGACAGCCATTCTAGTTCGCGAAAAGATGGAACGCATCAAGTACCGCACGCAAACCGCCGAAGGCCGCGCCGAAGCGGACGCCGAATGGAATGCCCTCACCAAGGTTCAGAAGATTGAAAAAATCGAGGCCTGGCTGCACCAGTCCGTACGCGGCATGCTCCAGGGCGACGGCGGCGACGTTGAAATTCTCGACTTGACCGAAGATAACCGCCTGAAAATCCGCTACCAGGGCGCATGTGCCGGTTGCGGTTCTGCCATGGGCGGAACGCTCTTCTACATTGAAGACGAACTGAAGAACAATGTTTATTACAACCTGATTGTGGAACCCGAGGACCCGCTCGACAACATCCAGCAGAACGAAATGTCCGATGCGGACCGAAATTTGGCCGGTTTAGACGATAACAATCCGCCCCCCAGCCTTTTCTAAATTTTATATTAAAGTTTGAAAACAACAAAGGAAACCTTATGTCCGAAGAACTCGTTTTGAAATTCGTAGACCCGAAGCCGATGCGCTACGGTGAAAATTCCCACCAGTCCGCTGTATTCTACCGCGACCCGACTTGCACCGAAGCAAGCCTCGCCACCGCAAAGCAGCTCTGGGGTAAGGAACTTTCTTACAACAACATCGTAGACGCCGACGCCGCCCTCGAAATGGCCCGCGAATTTAGCGAAACCAACGCCGTCGTGATCGTGAAGCACATGAACCCGTGCGGACTTGCTACCGGTGAAAGCCTCCGTGAAGCCATGGAAGCCGCTTGGGCAGGTGACCCGGTGTCGGCCTTCGGT
Proteins encoded in this window:
- a CDS encoding NifU family protein yields the protein MSEENLSQAPCNEMSQKLQEIAKAPKYRGAIFQIEADEKGLALVDVKEASLKVYLMIDPECDKILETRFFTYGGPIFTALADTFCKKIQMATIDEACAITAESLELELRDTPDVPAIAATAPEIKQMNTLIKRVYDVYPEKKATAILVREKMERIKYRTQTAEGRAEADAEWNALTKVQKIEKIEAWLHQSVRGMLQGDGGDVEILDLTEDNRLKIRYQGACAGCGSAMGGTLFYIEDELKNNVYYNLIVEPEDPLDNIQQNEMSDADRNLAGLDDNNPPPSLF